One window of Quercus robur chromosome 5, dhQueRobu3.1, whole genome shotgun sequence genomic DNA carries:
- the LOC126725884 gene encoding caffeoylshikimate esterase, protein MKEQGNPQINNLHCWGDIPEEDYYKLQGGIKASKSFYTSPRGLKLFTRSWLPSSSTPPRGLICMVHGYGNDISWTFQATPIFLAQKGFACFALDLEGHGQSQGLRAFVPNVDSVVQDCLSFFNFVKQDPRFHGLPSFLYGESMGGAICLLIHLANPKGFDGAILVAPMCKISDIVRPKWPIPEVLSFVAKFLPTLPIVPTADLMYKSVKVDKKKIVAEKNPMRYRGKPRLGTVLELLRVTDYLSQRLSEVSISFIVLHGSADVVTDPNVSRALYEEAKSKYKTIKIYDGMMHSLLFGETDENVGIVRNDILSWLNDRCSE, encoded by the coding sequence atgaAGGAACAAGGAAACCCCCAAATCAACAACCTCCATTGCTGGGGTGACATCCCAGAAGAAGACTACTACAAGCTCCAAGGAGGAATCAAAGCATCCAAATCATTTTACACCTCTCCCAGAGGTCTTAAGCTCTTCACCAGGTCCTGGCTTCCCTCTTCCTCCACCCCTCCTCGTGGCCTCATCTGTATGGTCCATGGCTATGGCAACGACATTAGCTGGACTTTCCAAGCCACTCCTATCTTCCTTGCCCAAAAGGGTTTTGCCTGCTTTGCTCTTGACCTTGAAGGCCATGGCCAATCTCAAGGTCTCAGGGCATTCGTACCCAATGTTGATTCTGTTGTTCAAGACTGTCTCTCATTCTTCAATTTCGTCAAACAAGACCCTCGCTTTCACGGGCTGCCTTCTTTTCTTTATGGTGAATCAATGGGGGGCGCGATTTGCCTGCTGATTCACTTGGCAAATCCAAAAGGTTTTGATGGTGCAATTTTGGTAGCACCCATGTGTAAAATCTCTGATATTGTGAGACCCAAATGGCCAATACCTGAGGTTCTCTCTTTTGTTGCCAAATTCTTGCCCACTTTGCCTATTGTTCCGACTGCAGATCTTATGTATAAGTCTGTGAAAGTTGACAAGAAGAAGATTGTTGCGGAGAAGAATCCGATGAGGTATAGGGGGAAACCAAGATTGGGGACCGTTCTTGAACTTTTGAGGGTTACTGACTATTTGAGTCAAAGATTGAGCGAGGTAAGTATTTCGTTTATTGTATTACATGGGAGTGCAGATGTTGTTACTGATCCAAATGTAAGCAGAGCTTTGTATGAAGAGGCGAAGAGCAAGTATAAGACTATAAAGATCTATGATGGGATGATGCATTCTTTATTATTTGGAGAAACTGACGAGAATGTTGGAATTGTTCGCAATGATATTCTGTCCTGGTTGAATGATAGATGCTCTGAATGA